In Sphingobacterium zeae, one genomic interval encodes:
- a CDS encoding 4Fe-4S dicluster domain-containing protein produces the protein MSRHVQFESGLSMTGTNADARIAIKPSEEGATLIALYNAITGQSLAGATANKKAQKGVALAAKELVNSKGAAVVVAGSNDVNVQVLVNAINVALGAYGTIIDLDNYSKQYQGSDSSFQAFLAAAKSGQVGVAFFLNSNPVYDYFKAEDVKAALKQIPFTLSFAQRADETASELTAIAPASTFLESWGDSNPKEGLYSIIQPTINPVFKTRQVEQSLLTWAGNNTDMYNFVKNLWSTQILAGSTKNWDAVLQTGFEYKGAKAATAPAFTGNAAAAASAIEASSKAIAGEFELKLYEPSALRDGRYANNAYLQELPDPVSKVTWDNYAALNPKDAEKLGLGEDGKVTVKANGVELELPVVQQPGQAQGTVSVAVGYGRTKVGKAGNEVGKNAFPFASIINGTVQGVAKATVAKASGTYQLAQTQTHHTIEGRNVIRETTFAKYLKDPNSEAGRFTDNHKTYDLWNKYEQPGHKWVIAIDLNACTGCGACIVACNVENNIPVVGRDEVRRRREMHWLRIDRYYTIEGKDQDLTKEKEIAKASADLDFEDVTVVHQPMLCQHCGHAPCETVCPVLATVHSSEGLNHMAYNRCFGTRYCANNCPFKVRRFNWFAYWNDSRFDNYLNNEFTQLVLNPDVVTRSRGVMEKCSMCIQRIQAGKLQAKIENRKVKDGDIQMACQQACSANAIIFGDANDPASEVSKALRNERVYYVLEEINVQPGIGYMTKVRNTFEA, from the coding sequence ATGTCACGTCACGTGCAATTTGAATCTGGTCTATCCATGACGGGTACAAATGCTGATGCTCGTATCGCTATCAAACCTTCGGAAGAGGGGGCTACCTTAATCGCTTTGTATAATGCAATTACTGGTCAATCATTGGCTGGAGCAACTGCAAACAAAAAAGCTCAAAAAGGTGTCGCATTAGCGGCCAAAGAATTGGTGAATAGCAAAGGCGCGGCTGTTGTTGTTGCTGGATCTAACGATGTCAATGTACAGGTATTGGTGAATGCAATCAACGTTGCATTGGGTGCTTATGGTACCATCATCGACCTGGATAACTATTCTAAACAATACCAAGGTTCGGATTCTTCGTTCCAGGCGTTCTTAGCTGCTGCGAAATCTGGACAAGTTGGCGTTGCGTTCTTCTTGAACAGCAACCCGGTGTATGATTACTTCAAAGCAGAGGATGTGAAAGCTGCATTGAAGCAGATTCCTTTCACGTTGTCATTCGCGCAGCGTGCGGATGAAACAGCGTCTGAATTGACTGCTATTGCTCCAGCAAGTACTTTCTTAGAGTCTTGGGGTGATTCTAATCCAAAAGAAGGGTTGTATTCAATTATCCAACCAACGATTAATCCTGTTTTCAAAACACGTCAAGTGGAGCAAAGCTTGTTGACTTGGGCTGGAAATAATACCGATATGTACAACTTTGTTAAGAATCTGTGGTCTACACAAATCTTAGCGGGTTCTACGAAAAACTGGGATGCTGTATTGCAGACTGGTTTTGAATATAAAGGTGCCAAGGCGGCAACAGCTCCTGCTTTTACAGGGAATGCTGCAGCAGCGGCTTCGGCAATTGAGGCATCAAGCAAAGCGATTGCAGGTGAGTTTGAATTGAAACTTTATGAGCCTTCTGCGCTTCGTGATGGTCGCTACGCAAACAACGCTTATTTACAAGAATTGCCTGACCCAGTTTCTAAAGTAACTTGGGATAACTATGCTGCTCTTAACCCGAAAGATGCTGAGAAATTAGGTTTGGGTGAAGATGGTAAAGTAACTGTAAAAGCAAATGGTGTTGAATTGGAATTGCCAGTTGTACAACAACCAGGTCAAGCACAAGGAACAGTTTCAGTTGCTGTAGGTTATGGCCGTACAAAAGTTGGTAAAGCAGGTAATGAAGTTGGTAAAAACGCATTCCCTTTTGCTTCTATCATCAATGGTACTGTTCAAGGTGTTGCAAAAGCAACTGTAGCGAAAGCTTCTGGTACTTACCAATTGGCACAAACACAGACACACCACACGATCGAAGGTCGTAACGTTATTCGTGAGACTACCTTTGCGAAATATTTGAAAGATCCTAACTCTGAGGCAGGACGCTTTACAGATAATCACAAAACGTACGATTTGTGGAACAAATATGAGCAACCGGGTCACAAATGGGTGATTGCGATCGACTTGAACGCATGTACAGGTTGTGGTGCTTGTATCGTTGCTTGTAACGTTGAGAATAACATCCCTGTTGTAGGTCGTGATGAGGTTCGTCGTCGTCGTGAGATGCACTGGTTACGTATCGACCGTTACTATACCATCGAAGGAAAAGATCAAGATCTCACAAAAGAGAAAGAAATTGCGAAAGCTTCGGCTGATTTAGATTTCGAAGATGTCACTGTTGTTCACCAACCGATGTTATGTCAGCACTGTGGTCACGCACCTTGTGAGACGGTTTGTCCAGTATTGGCAACAGTACACTCTTCAGAAGGTTTGAACCACATGGCATATAACCGTTGTTTTGGTACACGTTACTGTGCGAATAACTGTCCGTTCAAAGTGCGTCGTTTCAACTGGTTTGCATACTGGAATGATTCCCGCTTTGACAACTACTTGAACAATGAGTTTACACAATTGGTGTTAAACCCAGATGTTGTAACGCGTTCACGTGGGGTAATGGAAAAATGTTCAATGTGTATCCAACGTATCCAAGCAGGTAAATTACAAGCTAAGATTGAAAATCGCAAAGTAAAAGATGGCGATATCCAAATGGCTTGTCAACAAGCATGTTCGGCAAATGCAATCATCTTTGGAGATGCCAATGATCCAGCGTCAGAAGTATCCAAAGCATTACGCAACGAGCGTGTTTATTACGTACTTGAGGAAATCAATGTTCAACCGGGTATCGGTTATATGACAAAAGTTAGAAACACTTTTGAGGCGTAA